The proteins below come from a single Arthrobacter sp. B1I2 genomic window:
- the mca gene encoding mycothiol conjugate amidase Mca, translating to MTASSNSQVPLRLLAVHAHPDDESSKGAATMAMYAAAGVDVLVATCTDGSRGDIQNPAVEGEPHPKRDMAGARRLEMQRAAEILGIRQQWLGFVDSGLPEGDPLPPLPVGSFATLPLQRAAAPLVRLVRSFKPHVILSYDENGGYPHPDHIMAHRVAVEAFEAAGDPERYPEAGEAWEPSKLYYDRAFSPERFRALHFALEEAGLQSPYAERLAAWLESDAEGHTPPPAAHPTTTQVDCGDFFEKRDDALRAHRTQVDPLGFFFAVSPDMQRRVWPWEDYSLIQSRVPSELPEKDLFTGLR from the coding sequence ATGACAGCGTCCAGCAACTCCCAGGTGCCGCTCCGGCTGCTCGCGGTCCACGCCCACCCGGATGACGAATCCAGCAAGGGCGCTGCGACCATGGCCATGTATGCGGCTGCCGGCGTGGACGTCCTGGTGGCAACCTGTACGGACGGTTCCCGGGGCGACATCCAGAATCCAGCCGTGGAAGGCGAGCCCCACCCCAAGCGGGACATGGCCGGTGCCCGGCGGCTGGAGATGCAGCGCGCTGCGGAAATCCTGGGCATCCGCCAGCAGTGGCTCGGCTTCGTCGACTCGGGCCTCCCGGAAGGCGATCCCCTCCCGCCGCTCCCCGTCGGATCCTTCGCCACCCTGCCGCTCCAGCGGGCCGCGGCGCCCCTGGTCCGGCTGGTGCGTTCCTTCAAGCCGCACGTCATCCTCAGCTATGACGAGAACGGCGGATATCCCCACCCGGACCACATCATGGCCCACCGGGTGGCCGTGGAAGCCTTCGAAGCCGCAGGGGATCCGGAACGCTATCCGGAAGCGGGGGAGGCCTGGGAGCCAAGCAAGCTGTACTACGACCGCGCGTTCAGCCCCGAGCGGTTCCGGGCGCTGCACTTTGCGCTGGAAGAGGCGGGGCTGCAGTCACCGTACGCCGAGCGCCTGGCCGCGTGGCTGGAGTCCGACGCCGAGGGACACACCCCGCCGCCGGCCGCGCACCCCACCACCACGCAGGTCGACTGCGGAGACTTCTTCGAGAAGCGCGACGACGCACTGCGCGCACACCGGACGCAGGTGGACCCGCTGGGGTTCTTCTTCGCCGTTTCGCCGGACATGCAGCGCCGGGTTTGGCCGTGGGAGGACTATTCCCTGATCCAGTCGCGGGTGCCCTCCGAGCTTCCGGAGAAGGACCTGTTCACAGGGCTAAGATAG
- a CDS encoding DUF4307 domain-containing protein — MTSPDQPAQPAPADTSLANRYGAKKRRLSPKAGRAATGVALAAGIGFLAWVTASNSLSGVTFKDVGYSTTDATLAEVDFQVTREPANPVKCAVKALDSKFAVVGWKVVDIPPTVADGTPDGGRTVAQRVTLRTESESVSGVVDSCWIPDGTS, encoded by the coding sequence GTGACTTCCCCGGACCAGCCGGCCCAACCCGCGCCCGCAGACACTAGCCTAGCCAATCGGTATGGTGCTAAAAAGCGCCGGCTCTCCCCCAAGGCCGGCCGGGCCGCGACTGGTGTGGCGCTTGCCGCGGGAATCGGATTCCTGGCATGGGTGACCGCCTCCAACTCCCTCTCGGGGGTGACGTTCAAGGACGTGGGTTACAGCACCACCGATGCCACGCTCGCCGAGGTGGACTTCCAGGTGACGCGGGAACCGGCCAACCCGGTTAAGTGCGCGGTGAAGGCGCTGGATTCCAAGTTTGCCGTGGTGGGTTGGAAAGTGGTGGACATCCCGCCGACAGTTGCGGATGGAACGCCCGACGGCGGCAGGACAGTTGCCCAGCGCGTCACCTTGCGTACGGAGTCGGAGTCCGTATCGGGCGTTGTGGACAGCTGTTGGATTCCGGACGGAACGTCCTAA